The proteins below come from a single Aegilops tauschii subsp. strangulata cultivar AL8/78 chromosome 6, Aet v6.0, whole genome shotgun sequence genomic window:
- the LOC109784578 gene encoding ruBisCO large subunit-binding protein subunit beta, chloroplastic gives MASPFCGISTCGLSAAAPTGFSTKKALSLVSPTFVSLPQEIRPRRRCNFRVNAAKELYFNKDGSAMRKLQNGVNKLANLVGVTLGPKGRNVVLESKYGPPRIVNDGVTVAKEVELEDPVENIGAKLVRQAAAKTNDLAGDGTTTSVILAQGMITEGVKIVGAGANPVQIARGIEKTAKALVYELQKMSKEVKDSELVDVAAVSAGNDYAIGNIIADAVSKVGRHGVVTLEEGKSSENSLYVVEGMRFDRGYISPYFVTDGERMTVEYNNCKLLLVDKKINSAKDLIAILEDAITSGYPVLIIAEDIEQEALAALVLNRLRGSLQIAAIRAPGFGERRSQYLDDIATLTGGTVIRDEFGVPLHKADKTVLGTAAKVVITKDSTTIIGDGTTQEEVIKRVTQIKNQIEATEHEYEKEKLKERIAKLYGGVAIIQVGAQTETELKEKKLRVEDALNATKAAVEEGIVVGGGCTLVRLASKVDAIKQTLENDEQKVGAEIVRKSLSYPLKLIAENAGINGSVVIEKVLAIDNSSYGYNAATGNYEDLMAAGIIDPTKVVRCCLEHAASVAKTFITSDAVVVDIRAPKCAPVVNPMCGSGYGF, from the exons ATGGCTTCACCATTTTGTGGCATCTCCACATGCGGCCTCAGTGCTGCCGCTCCTACCGGATTCTCCACCAAGAAGGCTCTTTCCCTGGTTTCGCCCACATTTGTTTCACTTCCCCAGGAAATCAGGCCTAGGAGAAGGTGCAATTTCAGAGTGAACGCCGCAAAGGAACTGTATTTCAACAAGGATGGGTCGGCTATGAGGAAGCTGCAA AATGGAGTGAATAAGCTCGCAAACCTGGTTGGAGTTACTCTTGGTCCAAAAGGACGGAATGTTGTCCTTGAGAGCAAGTACGGGCCACCTAGAATCGTTAATGACGGTGTTACGGTAGCAAAAGAG GTTGAGCTCGAAGACCCCGTCGAAAATATTGGAGCTAAATTGGTTAGGCAAGCTGCTGCTAAGACAAATGACTTGGCTGGTGATGGTACAACCACATCGGTCATCCTTGCTCAAGGGATGATCACCGAGGGTGTTAAG ATTGTAGGTGCTGGTGCTAATCCAGTACAGATTGCCCGTGGTATCGAGAAAACAGCCAAAGCGCTAGTCTATGAGCTCCAAAAGATGTCCAAGGAG GTCAAAGATAGTGAACTTGTCGATGTTGCTGCTGTAAGTGCTGGAAATGATTATGCAATTGGCAACATTATAGCTGATGCTGTGAGCAAGGTTGGGCGACATGGGGTAGTCACGCTCGAAGAAGGAAAGAGTTCTGAAAACAGCCTCTATGTGGTCGAAGGGATGCGATTCGACCGCGGCTATATTTCTCCCTACTTTGTGACCGACGGTGAAAGAATGACAGTGGAGTATAACAATTGCAAG CTCCTTCTCGTGGACAAGAAAATTAACAGCGCCAAAGATCTCATCGCTATTCTAGAGGATGCTATTACGAGTGGATATCCAGTTCTAATAATTGCAGAGGACATTGAGCAGGAAGCTCTTGCAGCCCTCGTGCTCAACAGGCTTAGAGGCTCACTACAGATTGCTGCTATAAGAGCCCCTGGTTTCGGGGAGCGCAGGAGTCAATACCTCGATGACATCGCCACTCTGACAGGAG GCACTGTCATCAGAGACGAATTTGGAGTGCCCCTGCATAAAGCAGACAAAACTGTCCTAGGAACTGCTGCCAAGGTTGTAATTACTAAGGATTCAACAACAATAATTGGAGATGGTACTACACAAGAGGAAGTAATCAAAAGGGTGACACAAATCAAGAACCAGATTGAG GCTACTGAACATGAATATGAAAAAGAAAAGCTAAAAGAGAGGATAGCCAAATTATATGGTGGTGTTGCTATCATTCAG GTAGGAGCACAGACTGAAACCGAGCTAAAGGAAAAGAAACTGAGGGTCGAAGACGCGCTGAATGCAACAAAG GCGGCTGTTGAGGAAGGTATTGTAGTTGGTGGTGGTTGTACCCTCGTAAGGCTTGCATCAAAAGTGGATGCTATTAAACAAACCCTTGAGAATGATGAACAGAAG GTTGGGGCTGAAATTGTGAGGAAGTCCTTAAGTTATCCACTTAAACTGATTGCAGAAAATGCTGGCATTAATGGCAGCGTAGTTATTGAGAAG GTCCTTGCCATTGACAACTCCAGCTATGGTTACAATGCCGCTACAGGAAACTACGAGGATTTGATGGCTGCTGGTATTATTGATCCAACCAAG GTGGTGAGGTGTTGCTTGGAGCATGCTGCATCAGTGGCGAAAACTTTCATCACCTCGGACGCTGTTGTCGTCGACATAAGGGCGCCTAAGTGTGCACCTGTTGTGAACCCGATGTGCGGTTCAG GTTATGGATTCTAA